A single window of Oncorhynchus keta strain PuntledgeMale-10-30-2019 chromosome 34, Oket_V2, whole genome shotgun sequence DNA harbors:
- the ccdc105 gene encoding coiled-coil domain-containing protein 105 translates to MPVQSVPLASVTIGPQSWRDDTIHSIRLAEHLVRQTHAGRPGSISRARSCSATAFIRRRTNTIAEVGSGDTHDALCKNKLRPQNTGTMFPYATTTTTFVVPFPPPCLREQCAEASVGVAREYMRSVREMEGEIRRQAGRVAHECVKLERERGLLERMLRSLRCEMLINKKSVEGRTIRPASTETGRDGADHLLECEKRELTELKQEMESTLRSTLAQLQTLGQCSRQLLDCASERARVLELLPHTGSGSLSAGGRGTPSQGLIKLPEPIGPFTPECKQVLESSTLAVNQSRLLRENIRQMIGNAIARQKAAHRTVNEGLVKKIAETVTLKQNLTIMSAAARQAIFRKQRQLNLIRHSHDRALGPEYSGDILSREKLNRPIVKVYHRHPGTQLPEAAHLIQGRSVLRHCLLSSEEELSRLQGTCLQLVANLHGKRAAEQVDSAVVRLRRQLVDRRAMPTFLQQGLY, encoded by the exons ATGCCTGTTCAGTCAGTTCCCCTAGCCTCTGTGACGATAGGACCGCAGTCTTGGCGAGATGATACGATACACTCTATACGGTTAGCGGAACACTTGGTGCGGCAAACCCATGCAGGACGGCCGGGGTCTATCAGCCGTGCGCGGAGCTGTAGCGCCACCGCGTTTATCCGGAGGCGCACAAACACAATTGCAGAGGTTGGAAGTGGAGATACTCATGATGCTTTGTGCAAGAATAAACTCAGACCCCAAAACACAGGCACAATG TTCCCatatgctaccaccaccaccacatttGTGGTCCCGTTTCCCCCTCCCTGCTTACGAGAGCAGTGTGCAGAGGCAAGTGTCGGGGTAGCAAGGGAGTACATGCGCAGTGTGAGGGAAATGGAGGGCGAGATACGTAGACAAGCTGGCCGGGTGGCACATGAATGCGTTAAACTGGAGCGGGAGAGAGGCCTCCTGGAGAGGATGCTGAGGAGCCTGAGGTGTGAAATGCTGATCAACAAGAAGAGTGTGGAGGGAAGGACCATAAGACCAGCTTCTACTGAGACT GGCAGAGACGGAGCAGACCATTTGCTGGAGTGTGAAAAGAGAGAACTCACTGAGCTGAAACAGGAGATGGAGAGCACTCTGAGGAGCACACTCGCCCAACTACAG ACCCTGGGTCAGTGCAGTAGGCAGCTGTTGGACTGTGCCAGTGAGAGAGCGCGTGTTCTAGAGCTTCTACCACACactggctctggctctctctccgCAGGGGGACGGGGAACTCCCTCCCAAGGCCTCATAAAACTACCAGAGCCAATCGGCCCCTTCACTCCAG AATGTAAGCAGGTTCTGGAGTCTTCCACTCTGGCTGTGAACCAATCACGGCTGCTACGAGAAAACATCAGGCAGATGATTGGCAATGCCATCGCCAGGCAAAAAGCTGCCCACCGTACTGTCAATGAAGGTCTGGTGAAGAAAATAGCTGAGACAGTCACTCTGAAG CAAAATCTTACAATTATGTCTGCAGCCGCCAGGCAGGCCATTTTCCGCAAACAGAGGCAGCTGAACCTCATTCGTCACAGCCATGACAGAGCACTG GGCCCTGAGTACAGTGGGGATATACTTTCCAGAGAGAAACTGAACAGGCCTATAGTAAAGGTTTACCACAGACACCCTGGGACCCAGTTACCTGAGGCTGCTCATCTCATACAG GGTCGTTCTGTGTTGAGACACTGCCTGCTGTCCTCTGAAGAGGAGCTCTCCAGGCTGCAGGGCACGTGTCTGCAGCTGGTGGCCAACCTGCACGGCAAGAGGGCTGCAGAGCAGGTGGACTCTGCTGTGGTCAGGCTGCGGCGGCAGCTGGTCGACAGACGAGCAATGCCCACTTTCCTCCAACAGGGGTTGTACTAA
- the LOC118367406 gene encoding uncharacterized protein LOC118367406 isoform X1 — MSSRGKGEGCLVCGGDLHGNQRRWLFGGQNKKDGQPQTPSDSPGRGSLSRSPQSSRWGSTMSLGSTTSLSSLSSPAKAMDLLSVLTHILGQPVPRGSGRGEFLCGKCVSVLERVFKFDSVISRVRVLSSERLQKLTQERDKVRQWVRSAYRQRHPQDFRMRSSTSEEDGEGMGDREGYNEMLKENMALSEYECWSEKWDACPYFRRTGKRCTKGKNCEGCDSLRVSDSAYESVCGVPRLQPFPPLALSRNKSQSMPLHWSRVPSLSSSPASLAGSTLSLRASSRTESIQSLDSLDCCDPFDFPGDLSLLVLRELKGIEGKPVNSPSGSKIPVLGKREGRYSGEVGETSPPEVTRVLNFGERENGGEEVAGESNDVLTELRDEFIPLHRESNTGRVHLAVRQLGGQLDQAMARSKTLETELKHGTKTKPDTNVSGPKDWIKLPQKDGGNLLLQSLGHSLHSRDRVIQECMCLIRKMCVEVGTGTDAADRLTQALTDNLKQTLSDNKQALEALRSEKSEKERRMESELEALQKAGRDQEKDLSTLNTVLQCNQYIINELRVELVEKEQVQREGQKEKEVWRQRDLALKAVLQEKESLLFCLKEALESSQKDMQALSESVISQGVSGGGAVGALASQLEEKESLVIAWLQDREEHSATMCREVSQLTTALQDYQGIVQEQQQNHSQTVSSLSKQLNDTLNDLRESRKENKEAQRAWRSEKEDEEREERKLRESLEKRDKLIEQVLLDSEERDHLLKELQQNLLNKFEPMIAVKHTL, encoded by the exons ATGTCCTCCAGAGGCAAAGGTGAGGGGTGTCTGGTGTGTGGGGGTGACCTGCACGGTAACCAACGGCGATGGCTCTTTGGGGGTCAGAACAAGAAAGATGGTCAGCCTCAGACCCCATCAGACTCACCGGGTAGAGGAagtctctccaggtctcctcaaAGCAGCCGCTggg GTAGCACCATGTCCCTTGGCTCCACaacgtctctctcctcactgtcctcaCCCGCTAAAGCAATGGACCTACTCTCTGTACTGACACACATACTAGGCCAGCCCGTACCACGGGGCAGTGGGCGGGGGGAGTTCTTGTGTGGCAAATGCGTTTCAGTTCTAGAGCGGGTTTTCAAGTTTGACTCTGTCATTTCCAGAGTGAGGGTCTTATCCTCCGAGAGGCTTCAGAAATTGACCCAGGAGAGGGACAAGGTCAGGCAGTGGGTACGTAGCGCTTACCGTCAGCGACACCCTCAGGATTTCAGGATGAGGAGCAGCACTAGTGAGGAGGATGGTGAGggaatgggagacagagagggttacaACGAAATGTTGAAGGAGAACATGGCCTTGTCAGAGTATGAGTGCTGGTCTGAGAAATGGGACGCatgtccatacttcaggagaacGGGGAAAAGATGCACAAAGGGGAAAAATTGTGAAGGATGTGATTCTCTGAGGGTGTCCGACTCCGCCTATGAGTCAGTTTGTGGGGTTCCCCGCCTCCAACCCTTTCCCCCCTTGGCCCTATCGAGGAACAAGTCGCAGAGCATGCCTCTTCATTGGTCAAGAGTGCCGTCGCTAAGTTCTAGCCCAGCGTCATTGGCTGGATCCACTCTCTCCTTACGAGCGTCCTCTCGCACTGAGTCCATCCAATCACTGGATTCACTGGATTGCTGTGATCCATTTGATTTTCCAGGTGATTTGTCACTCCTGGTCCTCAGAGAGTTGAAAGGTATTGAAGGAAAGCCTGTCAATTCACCTTCGGGGAGTAAGATTCCCGTTTTGGGAAAGAGGGAAGGGCGATATTCAGGAGAGGTAGGTGAGACATCCCCCCCTGAGGTAACAAGGGTGCTGAATTTTGGAGAGCgggagaatggaggagaggaagttGCTGGAGAGTCCAATGACGTTTTGACTGAATTGAGGGACGAGTTTATTCCACTACACAGAGAG agCAATACAGGCCGAGTGCACCTTGCAGTCAGACAGTTGGGAGGACAGCTTGATCAAGCTATGGCACGCAGCAAGACCCTCGAAACTGAGCTTAAACACGGGACCAAAACCAAACCAGATACCAATGTCAGTGGACCAAAGGATTGGATTAAG TTGCCGCAGAAGGACGGTGGAAACTTGCTTCTGCAGAGTTTGGGGCATTCGCTGCACAGCAGAGACAGAGTTATCCAG gaGTGCATGTGTCTGATCAGGAAGATGTGTGTTGAGGtggggacagggacagatgcGGCTGACAGACTGACACAAGCactcactgacaatctgaaacaAACACTCTCCGACAATAAG CAAGCCCTGGAGGCTCTGCGCTCAGAgaagagtgagaaggagaggaggatggagagcgAGCTGGAGGCACTGCAGAAGGCTGGGAGAGACCAGGAGAAAGACCTCTCCACACTCAACACTGTACTCCAATGTAACCAGTACATCATCAAT GAACTGAGAGTGGAGCTGGTTGAGAAGGAGCAAGTGCAGCGGGAAGGGCAGAAGGAGAAGGAAGTGTGGAGACAGCGGGACCTGGCACTCAAAGCAGTCCTACAGGAGAAAGAGTCACTTCTCTTCTGCCTGAAGGAGGCGCTAGAGAGCTCTCAGAAAGACATGCAG GCACTGTCGGAATCTGTGATTAGCCAAGGGGTGTCAGGAGGCGGGGCAGTGGGGGCTCTGGCCTCTcagctggaggagaaggagagcctGGTGATAGCCTGGCTTCAGGACAGAGAGGAGCACAGCGCCACCATGTGCCGGGAGGTCTCTCAACTCACCACCGCCCTTCAGGACTATCAGGGCATAGTGCAG GAGCAACAGCAGAATCATAGTCAGACGGTGTCTTCGCTGTCAAAGCAACTCAATGACACACTCAACGACCTGAGGGAGAGCAGGAAGGAGAACAAGGAGGCACAGCGAGCCTGGCGGAGCGAAAAGGAGGACGAAGAGCGGGAGGAGAGGAAATTGAGGGAGAGCCTGGAGAAGAGAGACAAACTCATTGAG CAAGTTCTCCTGGATTCCGAGGAACGGGATCATCTACTCAAAGAACTTCAACAGAACCTGCTGAACAAATTTGAACCCATGATTGCTGTCAAACACACATTATGA
- the LOC118367406 gene encoding uncharacterized protein LOC118367406 isoform X4, protein MVSLRPHQTHRVEEVSPGLLKAAAGSNTGRVHLAVRQLGGQLDQAMARSKTLETELKHGTKTKPDTNVSGPKDWIKLPQKDGGNLLLQSLGHSLHSRDRVIQECMCLIRKMCVEVGTGTDAADRLTQALTDNLKQTLSDNKQALEALRSEKSEKERRMESELEALQKAGRDQEKDLSTLNTVLQCNQYIINELRVELVEKEQVQREGQKEKEVWRQRDLALKAVLQEKESLLFCLKEALESSQKDMQALSESVISQGVSGGGAVGALASQLEEKESLVIAWLQDREEHSATMCREVSQLTTALQDYQGIVQEQQQNHSQTVSSLSKQLNDTLNDLRESRKENKEAQRAWRSEKEDEEREERKLRESLEKRDKLIEQVLLDSEERDHLLKELQQNLLNKFEPMIAVKHTL, encoded by the exons ATGGTCAGCCTCAGACCCCATCAGACTCACCGGGTAGAGGAagtctctccaggtctcctcaaAGCAGCCGCTggg agCAATACAGGCCGAGTGCACCTTGCAGTCAGACAGTTGGGAGGACAGCTTGATCAAGCTATGGCACGCAGCAAGACCCTCGAAACTGAGCTTAAACACGGGACCAAAACCAAACCAGATACCAATGTCAGTGGACCAAAGGATTGGATTAAG TTGCCGCAGAAGGACGGTGGAAACTTGCTTCTGCAGAGTTTGGGGCATTCGCTGCACAGCAGAGACAGAGTTATCCAG gaGTGCATGTGTCTGATCAGGAAGATGTGTGTTGAGGtggggacagggacagatgcGGCTGACAGACTGACACAAGCactcactgacaatctgaaacaAACACTCTCCGACAATAAG CAAGCCCTGGAGGCTCTGCGCTCAGAgaagagtgagaaggagaggaggatggagagcgAGCTGGAGGCACTGCAGAAGGCTGGGAGAGACCAGGAGAAAGACCTCTCCACACTCAACACTGTACTCCAATGTAACCAGTACATCATCAAT GAACTGAGAGTGGAGCTGGTTGAGAAGGAGCAAGTGCAGCGGGAAGGGCAGAAGGAGAAGGAAGTGTGGAGACAGCGGGACCTGGCACTCAAAGCAGTCCTACAGGAGAAAGAGTCACTTCTCTTCTGCCTGAAGGAGGCGCTAGAGAGCTCTCAGAAAGACATGCAG GCACTGTCGGAATCTGTGATTAGCCAAGGGGTGTCAGGAGGCGGGGCAGTGGGGGCTCTGGCCTCTcagctggaggagaaggagagcctGGTGATAGCCTGGCTTCAGGACAGAGAGGAGCACAGCGCCACCATGTGCCGGGAGGTCTCTCAACTCACCACCGCCCTTCAGGACTATCAGGGCATAGTGCAG GAGCAACAGCAGAATCATAGTCAGACGGTGTCTTCGCTGTCAAAGCAACTCAATGACACACTCAACGACCTGAGGGAGAGCAGGAAGGAGAACAAGGAGGCACAGCGAGCCTGGCGGAGCGAAAAGGAGGACGAAGAGCGGGAGGAGAGGAAATTGAGGGAGAGCCTGGAGAAGAGAGACAAACTCATTGAG CAAGTTCTCCTGGATTCCGAGGAACGGGATCATCTACTCAAAGAACTTCAACAGAACCTGCTGAACAAATTTGAACCCATGATTGCTGTCAAACACACATTATGA
- the LOC118367406 gene encoding uncharacterized protein LOC118367406 isoform X3, which translates to MSSRGKGEGCLVCGGDLHGNQRRWLFGGQNKKDGQPQTPSDSPGRGSLSRSPQSSRWGSTMSLGSTTSLSSLSSPAKAMDLLSVLTHILGQPVPRGSGRGEFLCGKCVSVLERVFKFDSVISRVRVLSSERLQKLTQERDKVRQWVRSAYRQRHPQDFRMRSSTSEEDGEGMGDREGYNEMLKENMALSEYECWSEKWDACPYFRRTGKRCTKGKNCEGCDSLRVSDSAYESVCGVPRLQPFPPLALSRNKSQSMPLHWSRVPSLSSSPASLAGSTLSLRASSRTESIQSLDSLDCCDPFDFPGDLSLLVLRELKGIEGKPVNSPSGSKIPVLGKREGRYSGEVGETSPPEVTRVLNFGERENGGEEVAGESNDVLTELRDEFIPLHRESNTGRVHLAVRQLGGQLDQAMARSKTLETELKHGTKTKPDTNVSGPKDWIKLPQKDGGNLLLQSLGHSLHSRDRVIQECMCLIRKMCVEVGTGTDAADRLTQALTDNLKQTLSDNKQALEALRSEKSEKERRMESELEALQKAGRDQEKDLSTLNTVLQCNQYIINELRVELVEKEQVQREGQKEKEVWRQRDLALKAVLQEKESLLFCLKEALESSQKDMQMWLNEDADNIELAGFSMQRQNRDATSGTVGICD; encoded by the exons ATGTCCTCCAGAGGCAAAGGTGAGGGGTGTCTGGTGTGTGGGGGTGACCTGCACGGTAACCAACGGCGATGGCTCTTTGGGGGTCAGAACAAGAAAGATGGTCAGCCTCAGACCCCATCAGACTCACCGGGTAGAGGAagtctctccaggtctcctcaaAGCAGCCGCTggg GTAGCACCATGTCCCTTGGCTCCACaacgtctctctcctcactgtcctcaCCCGCTAAAGCAATGGACCTACTCTCTGTACTGACACACATACTAGGCCAGCCCGTACCACGGGGCAGTGGGCGGGGGGAGTTCTTGTGTGGCAAATGCGTTTCAGTTCTAGAGCGGGTTTTCAAGTTTGACTCTGTCATTTCCAGAGTGAGGGTCTTATCCTCCGAGAGGCTTCAGAAATTGACCCAGGAGAGGGACAAGGTCAGGCAGTGGGTACGTAGCGCTTACCGTCAGCGACACCCTCAGGATTTCAGGATGAGGAGCAGCACTAGTGAGGAGGATGGTGAGggaatgggagacagagagggttacaACGAAATGTTGAAGGAGAACATGGCCTTGTCAGAGTATGAGTGCTGGTCTGAGAAATGGGACGCatgtccatacttcaggagaacGGGGAAAAGATGCACAAAGGGGAAAAATTGTGAAGGATGTGATTCTCTGAGGGTGTCCGACTCCGCCTATGAGTCAGTTTGTGGGGTTCCCCGCCTCCAACCCTTTCCCCCCTTGGCCCTATCGAGGAACAAGTCGCAGAGCATGCCTCTTCATTGGTCAAGAGTGCCGTCGCTAAGTTCTAGCCCAGCGTCATTGGCTGGATCCACTCTCTCCTTACGAGCGTCCTCTCGCACTGAGTCCATCCAATCACTGGATTCACTGGATTGCTGTGATCCATTTGATTTTCCAGGTGATTTGTCACTCCTGGTCCTCAGAGAGTTGAAAGGTATTGAAGGAAAGCCTGTCAATTCACCTTCGGGGAGTAAGATTCCCGTTTTGGGAAAGAGGGAAGGGCGATATTCAGGAGAGGTAGGTGAGACATCCCCCCCTGAGGTAACAAGGGTGCTGAATTTTGGAGAGCgggagaatggaggagaggaagttGCTGGAGAGTCCAATGACGTTTTGACTGAATTGAGGGACGAGTTTATTCCACTACACAGAGAG agCAATACAGGCCGAGTGCACCTTGCAGTCAGACAGTTGGGAGGACAGCTTGATCAAGCTATGGCACGCAGCAAGACCCTCGAAACTGAGCTTAAACACGGGACCAAAACCAAACCAGATACCAATGTCAGTGGACCAAAGGATTGGATTAAG TTGCCGCAGAAGGACGGTGGAAACTTGCTTCTGCAGAGTTTGGGGCATTCGCTGCACAGCAGAGACAGAGTTATCCAG gaGTGCATGTGTCTGATCAGGAAGATGTGTGTTGAGGtggggacagggacagatgcGGCTGACAGACTGACACAAGCactcactgacaatctgaaacaAACACTCTCCGACAATAAG CAAGCCCTGGAGGCTCTGCGCTCAGAgaagagtgagaaggagaggaggatggagagcgAGCTGGAGGCACTGCAGAAGGCTGGGAGAGACCAGGAGAAAGACCTCTCCACACTCAACACTGTACTCCAATGTAACCAGTACATCATCAAT GAACTGAGAGTGGAGCTGGTTGAGAAGGAGCAAGTGCAGCGGGAAGGGCAGAAGGAGAAGGAAGTGTGGAGACAGCGGGACCTGGCACTCAAAGCAGTCCTACAGGAGAAAGAGTCACTTCTCTTCTGCCTGAAGGAGGCGCTAGAGAGCTCTCAGAAAGACATGCAG atgTGGCTGAATGAAGATGCAGACAATATAGAGCtagcgggattttccatgcaacggcagaacagagacgctacctctg GCACTGTCGGAATCTGTGATTAG
- the LOC118367406 gene encoding uncharacterized protein LOC118367406 isoform X2: MSSRGKGEGCLVCGGDLHGNQRRWLFGGQNKKDGQPQTPSDSPGRGSLSRSPQSSRWGSTMSLGSTTSLSSLSSPAKAMDLLSVLTHILGQPVPRGSGRGEFLCGKCVSVLERVFKFDSVISRVRVLSSERLQKLTQERDKVRQWVRSAYRQRHPQDFRMRSSTSEEDGEGMGDREGYNEMLKENMALSEYECWSEKWDACPYFRRTGKRCTKGKNCEGCDSLRVSDSAYESVCGVPRLQPFPPLALSRNKSQSMPLHWSRVPSLSSSPASLAGSTLSLRASSRTESIQSLDSLDCCDPFDFPGDLSLLVLRELKGIEGKPVNSPSGSKIPVLGKREGRYSGEVGETSPPEVTRVLNFGERENGGEEVAGESNDVLTELRDEFIPLHRESNTGRVHLAVRQLGGQLDQAMARSKTLETELKHGTKTKPDTNVSGPKDWIKLPQKDGGNLLLQSLGHSLHSRDRVIQECMCLIRKMCVEVGTGTDAADRLTQALTDNLKQTLSDNKQALEALRSEKSEKERRMESELEALQKAGRDQEKDLSTLNTVLQCNQYIINELRVELVEKEQVQREGQKEKEVWRQRDLALKAVLQEKESLLFCLKEALESSQKDMQMWLNEDADNIELAGFSMQRQNRDATSAEITLGLPFLWRSSQEPVSS; encoded by the exons ATGTCCTCCAGAGGCAAAGGTGAGGGGTGTCTGGTGTGTGGGGGTGACCTGCACGGTAACCAACGGCGATGGCTCTTTGGGGGTCAGAACAAGAAAGATGGTCAGCCTCAGACCCCATCAGACTCACCGGGTAGAGGAagtctctccaggtctcctcaaAGCAGCCGCTggg GTAGCACCATGTCCCTTGGCTCCACaacgtctctctcctcactgtcctcaCCCGCTAAAGCAATGGACCTACTCTCTGTACTGACACACATACTAGGCCAGCCCGTACCACGGGGCAGTGGGCGGGGGGAGTTCTTGTGTGGCAAATGCGTTTCAGTTCTAGAGCGGGTTTTCAAGTTTGACTCTGTCATTTCCAGAGTGAGGGTCTTATCCTCCGAGAGGCTTCAGAAATTGACCCAGGAGAGGGACAAGGTCAGGCAGTGGGTACGTAGCGCTTACCGTCAGCGACACCCTCAGGATTTCAGGATGAGGAGCAGCACTAGTGAGGAGGATGGTGAGggaatgggagacagagagggttacaACGAAATGTTGAAGGAGAACATGGCCTTGTCAGAGTATGAGTGCTGGTCTGAGAAATGGGACGCatgtccatacttcaggagaacGGGGAAAAGATGCACAAAGGGGAAAAATTGTGAAGGATGTGATTCTCTGAGGGTGTCCGACTCCGCCTATGAGTCAGTTTGTGGGGTTCCCCGCCTCCAACCCTTTCCCCCCTTGGCCCTATCGAGGAACAAGTCGCAGAGCATGCCTCTTCATTGGTCAAGAGTGCCGTCGCTAAGTTCTAGCCCAGCGTCATTGGCTGGATCCACTCTCTCCTTACGAGCGTCCTCTCGCACTGAGTCCATCCAATCACTGGATTCACTGGATTGCTGTGATCCATTTGATTTTCCAGGTGATTTGTCACTCCTGGTCCTCAGAGAGTTGAAAGGTATTGAAGGAAAGCCTGTCAATTCACCTTCGGGGAGTAAGATTCCCGTTTTGGGAAAGAGGGAAGGGCGATATTCAGGAGAGGTAGGTGAGACATCCCCCCCTGAGGTAACAAGGGTGCTGAATTTTGGAGAGCgggagaatggaggagaggaagttGCTGGAGAGTCCAATGACGTTTTGACTGAATTGAGGGACGAGTTTATTCCACTACACAGAGAG agCAATACAGGCCGAGTGCACCTTGCAGTCAGACAGTTGGGAGGACAGCTTGATCAAGCTATGGCACGCAGCAAGACCCTCGAAACTGAGCTTAAACACGGGACCAAAACCAAACCAGATACCAATGTCAGTGGACCAAAGGATTGGATTAAG TTGCCGCAGAAGGACGGTGGAAACTTGCTTCTGCAGAGTTTGGGGCATTCGCTGCACAGCAGAGACAGAGTTATCCAG gaGTGCATGTGTCTGATCAGGAAGATGTGTGTTGAGGtggggacagggacagatgcGGCTGACAGACTGACACAAGCactcactgacaatctgaaacaAACACTCTCCGACAATAAG CAAGCCCTGGAGGCTCTGCGCTCAGAgaagagtgagaaggagaggaggatggagagcgAGCTGGAGGCACTGCAGAAGGCTGGGAGAGACCAGGAGAAAGACCTCTCCACACTCAACACTGTACTCCAATGTAACCAGTACATCATCAAT GAACTGAGAGTGGAGCTGGTTGAGAAGGAGCAAGTGCAGCGGGAAGGGCAGAAGGAGAAGGAAGTGTGGAGACAGCGGGACCTGGCACTCAAAGCAGTCCTACAGGAGAAAGAGTCACTTCTCTTCTGCCTGAAGGAGGCGCTAGAGAGCTCTCAGAAAGACATGCAG atgTGGCTGAATGAAGATGCAGACAATATAGAGCtagcgggattttccatgcaacggcagaacagagacgctacctctg cagagataactctgggtcttcctttcctgtggcggtcctcacaagagcctgtttcatcatag
- the LOC118367408 gene encoding lysosomal thioesterase PPT2-A-like: protein MRTSLDINVNGLLLLLCGVNLAGTLGYKPVIIVHGLFDGPKQFLMMSRLIQEAHPGTNVSVIDLYDNMASLKPLWEQVQGFKKLLYPIMQEAENGIHLICFSQGGLICRGLLSTLPDHNVQSFISLSSPQAGQYGDTDILKMVFPHYLKARVFHVCYSSVGQKWSICNFWNDPHQRERFLKSSNYLALLNGERPHREITEWRKNFLRINKLVLIGGPDDGVITPWESSHFGFYDINETIVEMKNQEWYGRDSFGLKTLHARGDLAVFVLSGVKHGYWHSNETVFRDCIEEWLT from the exons ATGAGAACGTCGTTGGACATCAATGTCAATGGACTTCTGCTGCTCTTATGTGGCGTTAACCTGGCCGGCACACTTGGGTACAAGCCTGTCATCATTGTTCACGGCCTCTTTGACGGTCCTAAACAATTCCTTATGATGAGTCGTTTGATACAAGAG GCCCATCCAGGTACCAACGTGTCAGTGATAGATCTGTATGATAACATGGCCAGCCTGAAGCCACTGTGGGAGCAGGTGCAGGGCTTCAAAAAGTTGCTCTATCCAATCATGCAGGAGGCAGAGAATGGCATCCATCTTATCTGCTTCTCACAAG GTGGTCTGATATGTCGAGGACTTCTTTCTACACTTCCTGACCATAATGTCCAGTCCTTCATCTCCCTCTCATCACCACAGGCTGGCCAGTATGGAG acacagacattctgaAAATGGTTTTTCCTCACTATCTAAAGGCCCGTGTTTTTCACGTGTGTTACTCTTCAGTAGGACAGAAATGGTCCATCTGCAACTTCTGGAATG ACCCACACCAAAGAGAACGCTTCCTGAAGAGCAGCAATTATCTGGCCctgctgaatggagagagaccacACAGGGAAATTACAG AGTGGAGGAAGAACTTCCTGCGTATCAACAAGCTGGTGTTGATTGGAGGACCAGATGATGGCGTGATTACACCATGGGAGTCCAG TCACTTTGGATTTTATGACATTAATGAAACCATTGTTGAGATGAAGAACCAGGAA TGGTACGGTAGGGATTCGTTTGGGCTGAAGACACTGCATGCTCGTGGAGACCTGGCTGTGTTTGTGCTCTCAGGAGTGAAGCACGGCTATTGGCATTCGAATGAGACGGTGTTCAGAGATTGCATAGAGGAGTGGCTGACATGA